Proteins co-encoded in one Spirosoma endbachense genomic window:
- a CDS encoding winged helix-turn-helix transcriptional regulator: protein MYERKLPVELDCGLHLFMEVMNGKWKISLIWSIHSGIRRPGELQRKIPKASRRLLDNQLNQLVEHGILSKTTFNQLPLKVEYELTPLGQSLIPIIELTAQWGEDHRSLLEPLFTRERIEATR from the coding sequence ATGTACGAGAGAAAGTTACCTGTCGAACTCGACTGCGGCCTCCACCTGTTCATGGAAGTGATGAATGGAAAGTGGAAAATTAGCCTCATCTGGAGCATTCATTCTGGCATCAGGCGGCCCGGCGAATTACAACGCAAAATTCCTAAAGCGTCACGAAGACTGTTAGACAATCAGTTAAACCAGTTAGTAGAGCATGGAATCCTTTCCAAAACTACTTTTAATCAATTGCCTTTAAAGGTAGAGTACGAGCTCACACCACTGGGCCAAAGCCTGATTCCCATTATTGAGTTGACAGCCCAATGGGGCGAAGATCATCGTAGTCTATTAGAACCGCTATTTACCAGGGAGCGCATTGAAGCTACTCGGTAA
- a CDS encoding sensor histidine kinase has product MSLRTRLTLLFTAIVSVLLALFCGLLFKLAGQYREQQFQERLQAEATTAGHLLLSRERIGPTLYKLLDKNHLTVLPEEEIIIYNTKNKLVYESGTDYLTLTPENLNHIRQSRRVVWKEANREIVGILFNDHQQPFVIVASAVDTYGTRTVLNLGKLLGVGWCVMIGLLLLAGRFFAGRTLRPISRINRQIDAITASNLSLRLPEESQGDELTQLAQRFNRMLSRLEEAFRLQRSFVSSASHELRTPLTAITGQLEVSLLADDEPDELRATLRSVLDDVRGLNRMANGLLALANASMDASAVPMALVQLDTLLEQIQLEFQRIQPTYTIYLHIDSNTKGTATWQLMGSEALLRTAFFNLLDNGGKFSLDHTVWVQLTSQDAAIQLTVHNTGSVIAPDQLAIIFSPFQRGRNASGHPGHGIGLALTERIIRLHQGQIQVDSTVDAGTTFTVTLPR; this is encoded by the coding sequence ATGAGCCTCCGTACCCGACTGACCCTTTTGTTCACCGCCATTGTCTCGGTTTTATTGGCTTTGTTTTGCGGGCTACTGTTCAAACTGGCCGGGCAATACCGGGAGCAGCAATTTCAGGAGCGTCTTCAGGCAGAAGCAACAACGGCGGGCCATCTGCTGCTGAGCCGGGAGCGAATTGGGCCGACCCTCTATAAATTACTGGACAAAAATCATCTGACGGTTCTTCCGGAGGAAGAGATCATTATTTACAATACAAAGAACAAACTGGTATACGAAAGTGGGACGGACTACCTCACGCTCACCCCCGAAAACCTGAATCACATTCGACAAAGCCGACGGGTGGTCTGGAAAGAAGCCAATCGTGAGATCGTGGGTATCCTGTTTAACGACCACCAGCAGCCGTTTGTCATTGTAGCCTCCGCAGTGGATACGTATGGAACCCGAACGGTACTGAACTTAGGTAAACTGCTCGGTGTCGGTTGGTGCGTCATGATTGGCCTGCTATTGCTCGCTGGCCGTTTTTTTGCGGGTCGTACGCTTCGGCCCATCAGTCGTATTAATCGACAGATCGACGCAATAACAGCTTCAAATCTCTCGCTACGCTTACCCGAAGAATCGCAGGGGGATGAGTTAACCCAGTTAGCTCAGCGATTCAATCGGATGTTAAGTCGGTTGGAAGAGGCTTTCCGGTTGCAGCGTTCGTTTGTGTCGAGTGCTTCCCATGAATTACGAACGCCCCTCACCGCTATTACAGGTCAGTTGGAAGTCTCGCTGCTGGCCGACGATGAACCAGACGAGTTACGGGCTACGCTCCGGTCGGTTCTGGACGATGTTCGTGGTTTAAACCGGATGGCCAATGGATTACTCGCGCTGGCCAATGCCAGCATGGATGCTTCCGCCGTGCCAATGGCCCTTGTGCAACTGGACACCCTCCTTGAGCAGATCCAGTTGGAGTTCCAGCGTATCCAGCCGACGTATACGATTTATCTGCACATTGACTCGAACACGAAAGGAACGGCTACCTGGCAACTGATGGGTAGTGAGGCTTTATTGCGGACGGCTTTTTTTAATTTGCTGGATAACGGCGGAAAGTTCTCGTTGGACCATACCGTTTGGGTACAATTGACTAGCCAGGATGCCGCGATACAACTGACGGTTCACAATACAGGTTCCGTTATTGCCCCCGATCAACTGGCCATTATTTTCAGTCCCTTCCAGCGAGGGCGTAACGCCAGTGGCCATCCCGGTCATGGTATCGGTCTGGCGCTTACGGAGCGCATTATCCGACTACATCAGGGGCAGATCCAGGTCGATTCAACCGTTGACGCAGGAACAACCTTTACGGTTACCTTACCCCGCTAG
- a CDS encoding aldo/keto reductase has protein sequence MTTITKINLGTNGPLVSKLGLGCMRMSSVWGGLTNDERESEATIQLALDSGINFLNTGDFYGSGHNELLVGKAIKRRRDDAFISVKFGAIFYNGQWIGLDLRPVAIKNFINYSLVRLGIDTIDLYQPCRLDNSVPIEEVIGTIADLIQEGKVRYLGVSEITADQLRKAHSVHPVTALEIGYSLADRQIESDLLPTAKELGIGVVAFANTAEGLLTGEMKAPLPANDYHTHFSRFQGENLIRNLEKVNVLKQMAIEKGYTPTQLAIAWVNKQGDHIMPLVSMSRRSRLPENIEAMAIEFTAEEIDTLTTQFSPGAILGGTYLQR, from the coding sequence ATGACCACGATCACTAAAATAAACCTGGGTACAAACGGCCCACTCGTTTCTAAACTTGGCTTAGGCTGTATGCGCATGTCGTCGGTATGGGGAGGCCTGACGAATGACGAGCGTGAAAGTGAAGCAACCATTCAACTGGCCTTGGACAGCGGCATCAATTTCCTGAATACCGGTGACTTTTACGGAAGCGGCCACAACGAGCTGCTGGTAGGCAAAGCCATCAAACGTCGGCGCGACGATGCTTTTATTAGTGTCAAATTTGGGGCTATTTTTTACAACGGCCAATGGATTGGGCTGGACCTGCGCCCTGTAGCCATCAAGAACTTCATCAACTATTCGCTGGTACGACTCGGTATCGATACCATTGACCTGTATCAGCCATGCAGACTTGATAATAGTGTTCCCATTGAAGAGGTGATTGGTACAATTGCCGACCTGATCCAGGAAGGAAAAGTTCGTTATCTGGGTGTTTCTGAAATAACGGCGGATCAACTGCGAAAGGCCCATAGTGTACATCCTGTAACTGCCCTGGAAATAGGCTATTCATTGGCCGATCGTCAGATTGAAAGCGACCTCCTTCCTACAGCTAAGGAATTGGGCATTGGGGTGGTGGCCTTTGCCAACACGGCCGAAGGGTTACTTACCGGTGAGATGAAAGCACCCCTGCCAGCCAATGATTACCATACGCATTTCTCGCGGTTTCAAGGCGAGAATCTGATCAGGAATCTGGAAAAGGTGAACGTATTAAAGCAAATGGCAATCGAAAAAGGCTACACGCCGACACAACTGGCGATCGCCTGGGTCAATAAGCAGGGTGATCATATCATGCCTTTGGTCAGCATGAGCCGACGATCGCGACTCCCGGAAAACATAGAAGCCATGGCCATCGAGTTCACGGCTGAGGAGATTGATACGCTTACAACGCAGTTTTCGCCAGGGGCGATCCTTGGCGGCACCTATCTTCAGCGATAG
- a CDS encoding response regulator transcription factor, giving the protein MMSGVNAHLLVVEDEPKVATFIKKGLQTQAYTVDVALTGEEGKRLFDTTPYKLVILDVNLPGMSGLDLAEYIRSQQSRLPILMLTALDTTADKLLGFEAGADDYLAKPFDFLELLARVKALLRRSTPNEEEMQILRVADLELDLDQRVARRRGNTIDLTAREFSLLEYLMRNAGRVVSRVDIAEQVWDIGFDTGTNVIDVYISYLRAKIDKDSPVKLIHTLIGMGYVLKEK; this is encoded by the coding sequence ATGATGTCTGGTGTCAATGCTCATTTGTTGGTGGTTGAAGACGAACCCAAGGTAGCTACGTTCATCAAAAAAGGGCTTCAAACCCAGGCCTATACGGTCGACGTAGCGTTAACCGGTGAAGAAGGTAAACGGCTCTTCGACACTACACCCTACAAACTGGTCATTCTGGACGTTAATTTGCCTGGTATGAGCGGACTTGATCTGGCGGAGTACATTCGCAGTCAGCAAAGCCGATTGCCTATTTTGATGTTGACGGCGCTTGATACGACCGCCGACAAACTACTGGGCTTCGAGGCTGGTGCCGACGATTACCTGGCCAAACCATTTGATTTTCTTGAACTACTGGCCAGGGTAAAAGCCCTGCTCCGCCGGTCGACCCCGAATGAAGAAGAAATGCAGATACTTCGCGTGGCTGACCTGGAACTGGATCTTGACCAGCGTGTAGCCCGCCGACGGGGTAATACCATTGACTTGACCGCCCGTGAGTTTTCCCTGCTGGAGTACCTGATGCGCAATGCCGGACGGGTCGTTTCGCGGGTTGATATTGCCGAACAGGTATGGGATATCGGCTTCGATACCGGCACGAACGTGATTGATGTTTACATTAGCTACCTGCGTGCTAAAATCGACAAAGATTCACCCGTCAAACTCATTCATACCTTGATCGGAATGGGTTATGTGCTAAAAGAAAAATGA
- a CDS encoding TerC family protein encodes MQLADNIVPLLTLIVLETILGIDNIIFISILADKLPDEQRDKLRYWGIGLSMVMRLGLLALIAWIMQLDQTLFVISGIAITGKGLILLAGGLFLIYKSTKEIYHKAELGDDANAPDTAKATFRDLLIQVLILDMVFSIDSIITAVGMVEQLWVMYTAVIVTVGIMMVASKPIASFISRHPSFKVLALCFLLIIGMSLVAEGLHVEIPKGYIYFSMAFAFLVDVIQMKTVRPSKPGN; translated from the coding sequence ATGCAATTGGCTGATAATATTGTTCCCCTTTTGACACTGATCGTTCTGGAAACCATTCTGGGCATTGACAACATCATTTTTATCTCCATTCTGGCCGATAAGTTGCCGGATGAACAGCGCGACAAGTTGCGCTATTGGGGTATCGGACTATCGATGGTCATGCGGTTAGGTCTGCTTGCTCTCATTGCCTGGATCATGCAGCTCGACCAAACCCTGTTTGTTATATCGGGAATTGCCATCACGGGCAAGGGCCTGATTTTACTGGCAGGTGGATTATTTCTGATCTACAAAAGTACCAAAGAGATTTACCATAAAGCTGAACTGGGCGACGACGCCAACGCGCCGGATACGGCCAAAGCCACGTTTCGCGATTTGCTGATCCAGGTTCTCATCCTGGATATGGTGTTTTCCATCGACTCCATTATTACGGCCGTCGGAATGGTCGAACAGCTTTGGGTGATGTACACCGCCGTAATCGTCACGGTAGGTATCATGATGGTGGCCTCCAAACCGATTGCCTCGTTTATTAGCCGCCATCCTTCGTTCAAGGTTCTGGCCCTGTGTTTTCTGTTGATCATCGGTATGTCGCTGGTGGCCGAAGGACTGCATGTTGAAATACCTAAAGGCTATATCTATTTTTCAATGGCCTTTGCCTTTTTGGTCGATGTGATTCAGATGAAGACTGTCCGCCCGAGTAAACCCGGCAACTGA
- a CDS encoding helix-turn-helix domain-containing protein: MRKEKVAFMEHNTLVLQVSGRFSIETATERISMGSGEMLLIQKNQLGELTKTPLEGGEYQTIVIRLKEDLLRQIALEEQLEIGQKYLGPPNVLIPANDFLRAFFQSVMPYVAHPEEKITQAMGLLKVREAVHLLLHTMPELETFLFDFSEPYKLDMEKFMLSNFHYNVPVEQFARLTGRSLAGFKRDFQKIFGMAPRHWLQERRLTEARHLIETKHKKPSAIYLELGFESLSHFSHSFKRKYGKSPTEWSI, from the coding sequence ATGAGAAAGGAGAAGGTAGCTTTCATGGAACACAACACCCTGGTATTGCAGGTGTCAGGTCGTTTTTCAATAGAAACGGCCACCGAAAGGATCTCGATGGGGAGCGGTGAGATGTTGCTGATCCAAAAAAATCAATTAGGGGAGCTGACCAAAACGCCCCTGGAAGGCGGTGAATATCAAACCATTGTCATCAGACTGAAAGAAGATCTGCTCAGGCAGATTGCCCTGGAGGAGCAACTTGAGATCGGTCAAAAATACCTTGGTCCACCCAACGTACTTATTCCCGCAAACGATTTTCTGCGGGCTTTCTTTCAGTCCGTGATGCCCTATGTTGCTCATCCGGAAGAGAAAATAACCCAGGCTATGGGTCTGCTGAAAGTCAGGGAGGCTGTCCATCTGCTACTGCATACCATGCCCGAACTGGAGACATTCTTATTCGACTTTTCGGAACCCTATAAGCTGGATATGGAAAAATTCATGCTTAGCAATTTTCATTACAACGTTCCGGTTGAACAATTTGCAAGACTCACGGGGCGAAGTCTGGCGGGGTTCAAGCGTGATTTCCAGAAGATATTTGGCATGGCACCCCGGCATTGGTTACAGGAAAGGCGGCTTACGGAAGCCCGGCATCTGATCGAAACCAAGCACAAAAAACCCTCTGCGATCTACCTAGAGCTGGGCTTTGAAAGCCTGTCTCATTTCTCACATTCGTTTAAGCGGAAATACGGAAAGTCTCCCACCGAGTGGTCCATTTAG
- a CDS encoding aldo/keto reductase: MKHKLFGTQTGLPASELIMGGSQLGDRRGYGTLAHDALQLLAVYADAGGNFIDVSDQYQFGEAEETVGRFLEHKRHDFIICTKYTRSSQPDPSLANAGNHRKAMRQAIESSLKRLRTDYIDIYMPHFDDGVTPVEETVRGLEDLVTAGKVLYTGLANFPAWKAATIAASMPLTAIQIEYNLLQRTAERELTAMAEHVGLGIMGYSPLAGGLLTGKYRQGSTGRLAHAAADGSQEDERTKTVLDQLELMANELDATPGQIALAWVLSKAIFPIIGARTLAQLETSLKAVDIRLTADQVTRLDEVSAIVMGYPQDVLATVQKKY, from the coding sequence ATGAAACATAAATTATTCGGAACACAGACCGGTTTACCAGCCAGCGAACTGATTATGGGTGGCTCGCAGTTGGGCGACCGACGGGGTTATGGTACGCTTGCCCACGACGCACTTCAACTACTCGCAGTTTATGCCGATGCCGGTGGGAACTTCATTGATGTCTCTGATCAGTATCAGTTTGGCGAAGCAGAAGAGACGGTCGGTCGGTTTTTAGAGCATAAACGACACGATTTTATTATTTGTACCAAGTACACCCGGAGCAGTCAACCCGATCCGTCGCTGGCCAATGCAGGAAATCACCGGAAGGCCATGCGCCAGGCTATAGAGAGCAGCCTGAAACGCCTGAGAACGGATTACATCGACATCTATATGCCGCATTTTGATGACGGTGTAACGCCAGTAGAGGAAACTGTTCGTGGGCTGGAAGATCTGGTTACCGCTGGAAAAGTTTTATATACGGGGCTGGCAAATTTCCCCGCCTGGAAAGCGGCAACCATCGCTGCTTCTATGCCGCTGACGGCTATTCAGATCGAATACAACCTGCTGCAACGAACCGCAGAACGGGAGCTAACGGCAATGGCTGAACACGTTGGATTGGGTATTATGGGCTACTCTCCCCTGGCTGGGGGATTACTGACGGGAAAATACCGGCAGGGCTCCACCGGGCGTTTGGCACATGCTGCGGCAGATGGTTCTCAGGAAGATGAGCGAACAAAGACAGTACTCGATCAACTGGAGCTGATGGCCAACGAACTCGACGCCACTCCGGGACAGATAGCGTTGGCCTGGGTATTGAGCAAAGCTATATTTCCGATCATCGGCGCACGGACTCTGGCCCAACTGGAGACTAGTTTGAAGGCGGTTGATATTCGGTTAACAGCCGATCAGGTAACGCGTCTCGATGAGGTTAGCGCCATTGTGATGGGATATCCACAGGATGTGCTTGCTACAGTGCAGAAAAAATACTGA